ATAGTGCGCCGTCTCGGCAAAACAGAAGCCGTCGAGTCGACCGGCCGGCCGGGTCGGGCGTGCGATGTCGGCCTGCGGGAGGCCCAACCGATGAAGGGCTGTCTGCAGGGCTTGGCTGATGCGTTCGTAGGCCTCCAGGGGCTTCGCCACCCTTAGTTGAGCCGGCGTGGCGATGACGCTGTACGTGAGTTCATGATGATGGAGGACGGCCGCCCCGCCGGTCGGACGCCGGACGACGTCCACGCCGAGGTCCCGGCAGGCTTTCAGGTCCACGACCCTCTCCGCCGTCTGATGGTAGCCCAGGGACACCGTGGGCCGGACCCACTGGTAGAACCGCACGACCGGCGGCCGGTCCGGTCCGTGGGTCTTCCACAGCCAGAAGTCCAGGGCCATGTTCCAGGCCCCGGTCCGAGGCCCGTCTTGGAGGACGTAAGCCACCGGCATGGGAACCGCCCAGGAGCGGCATGATGTCGTTATACCGTCCCGTCCTCCCGGAAGACCTGACACCGGATCCCCTGCCGGACCTTCGTGAGGACGGCCCGGCCCGTGAACCGCAGGTCTTCCGGGAGTCGGCCCTCCCGGCACGCCGCCCAGATGGCCCGGGCCAGATTATACGGGACGACCCGTCGGAGACCGATGTAGGAAGTCGTCAACCGGGGGTTGATTTCCATTAGCCACGCTTCCCCGTCGGCCAGGACCAGGTCCACGCCGACGTAGCCCCGCAAGCCCGGGACCTGCCGGACGGCGGCCTCGGCCACCTCGAACGCCCGGACCCTCAGGGGATGCTGTAGGGGGACGACGCCGCCTCGATACGTGAAGGGGCATCCGGGGACGACCCGTTGGCCGTTCAGGCTCAAGGGGCGAACACGCCCGTCGTCGGTCACCAAGAGGGAGACACTGGCATGATCGCCGGGCACGAGTCGCTGAAGTAGAATCTTTTCACAGCGGGTCGTCTGAGCCAAGAGCTCCTGGGCCACGGTCAGTTCCTCCGGTGACCGGACCCGACAGACGCCCTCACAGCCGGCGCCGTCGACGGGCTTGACGACGAGGGGAAAGCCGAAGCGGATGGCTTCCACCAGCAGGTCGGCCCGGCGGACGAGCCGGGTCTCCGGCGTCGGAAGGCCGGCGGCCCGGAAGTGCTCGTGACAGGCCCATTTGTCCGTCGCGACGGCCACGGCCATCGGCCGCGAGCCTACGATGAAGAGGCCGACCGTCTCGACGAGGGCACTGAGACGGGTCAGGACGCCGTTCGTCTCTGGGGCGATGACGAGGGCGGCCTCGCAGGTCTCCAAGAGGTCGGTCAGGACGGCTTCATACTCGCCGGGCGTCACGTCGACGACGACGTCCGCCCCCCGGGGGCGCCGGGTCAGCCGCCGGTCGTGGGTCGTCACGGTCCGGACGGCCCCCCAGGCTCGAAAGTCGGTCAGGACGGCTTCAAGCATCGCCCGGCCCTCGGCGGTCAGGCCGGTCGGGAGCTCGCCGGGCGGCCAGCCCCCGCCGGTGACGAACTCAAAGACGAGGACGCGAGGCGTTCGGTTCATGCGAGTCATCCCGGTCATCGACGTTCGGCATGGTATTGTAGTCCACGCCGTCCGGGGCGACCGAATTCACTATCAGCCCGTCGTCAGCACCCTGGCGGAGCGACCTGACCCACTCGCCGTCGCCCGGGCGTTTCAAGACCGACTGGGTCTTCGAGAACTCTACGTCGCTGACCTGGACGCCCTGGAGAGCGGCACCGTCCAGTGGGACGTCTTGGAACGTCTCGTCCGGGATGGGGCGACCCAGCTCATGGTCGACGCCGGCGTCACGGACGTCGAGTCGGCCCGGCGTCTACTCGACGTCGGCGTCCACCGGGTCGTCGTCGGGTCCGAGACCCTGCGTGGGTCTGAGGCCCTGATGGCCTTGAGCACCTTACCCCCGACCCGACGGGTCTTCAGCCTGGACCTGCGGACGGGCCAGGTCCTATCCCGGAACGCTCGATGGGCCGGTGGGCCTCCCTGGCCGGTCCTCGATGAGCTCCTGCGGGCCGGGTGGACCGAGGTCATCGTCTTGGACTTAGTTCGAGTCGGGACGCAGACCGGCCCCGATACGGCCCTCCTGACTGAAGTCCGCCGTCGATACCCCGGCCTCACCCTGCTGGCGGGCGGCGGGGTCCGCCATGTCGAGGACCTCCGCACGCTTGAGGCCCTCGGCGTAGACGGCGTCCTCGTGGCGACTGCCCTCCACCGGGGTACGATCACAGCCGCCCACATTCGGGATTTACAGATCGGCCCGTGAGAACGGGGTCGGAAGCAAAGGGCAGTTCGGCAGTTCGGGAATTCGGGAGTTCGGCAGTCCGGGAAGGCTGTTCGGCGGCAAACGTAGAAGGCAGGGGGCGTCCATCGTGCTAAGTCCCCACGCCTCCCTAAAGCTTTCTTGACTCTTCGCCCCCTCCTGTCGCCGACCGCTGGCGCTGGCCTTCAGGCTTCACCCCCGCCCCGGCTGGCCCCCAATGCCCGGGTTCCCGAACTCCCGAATTCCCGGATTGCCGAATTCCCGAACTCCCGACCTGCCCATCTGCCGACCTGCCGACTGCCCATCTGCCGATCTCACCCACCGAACGGCTCTGATAGACTGAGACCCGCTATCCTGTCCCGAATGACCGCTTCAGGACGACCGGGTCGACCTGGCCCGCCCGGAAGCTACGCCCGCTGACGACGTTGGTGACGACGACTTCCGCCGGACTGAAGAGAAGGGGGTCGATGCGGTAAAAGTCGAAATCATAGACTTTGAATATCTCATAAAACGGCCGCCCATAGTCGGGCGAGGCCGACGATGGTAGCCGGGGCACAAGGGCTTCCAGCTCGGCGTCGTCGGCCTGGACGGTTAAGTACACACGACTGCCGTACAGGACGGCGTCGTTCGTCCGCCCGAGGGCATGAACGTCGTCCTCGGCCGGCGGGGGGAGCGGGCAGACGCCCATGCCGTGCAAGACCCGTCGGACGTCAAAGCCCAGGACGTGAAGCTTGTGAAGGGCCGTCTCGACTGAGCGGGCGGCGACCTGGACGCCCCCGGCCAGGCTGGCCGTCGGGGCGACCAGCAGGGCCAGACGGGCCGGTTCGACGCCCGCCCGTTGGGCGATGAAGTCGGCGACGTCGGCCGTCGGGAGATGTCGGGTTTCCAGACAGAGGACGGCGACATCGGCCGACTCCTGATAGCCGAGATGCTCGTAGAGTTCCATCTCGGCCCGGATGAGGGCTCGGGCGGGGCCGCTTCCCATCGCAAAGTAATCTCCATGCCGGACGGCCCAGCCGGCGTACTGGGCGGCCAGGCAGGCCTCGGCCGGGTGGTCCGTGGAGACGATCACGGCTGGCCAGGTCATGTCCCCCCACGTCTGCCACGTGAGGGCCACGGTCCCGAGGCCGCCCATGCAGACTTCGGCCAAACGCCGACCGGCTTCGAGGCCGCCAGGGACGTGCACGCCACAATCCAGGACCTCCGTCCCCCCGGGGAGGACGTGAACGGCGATTCCCAGGGCCTCGGCCTCGGCGGCCATCCGCCGGACGAGGTCATAAGCCCGCCGATTCAACATAGGCGTTCCTCGTCATCCTTCTGGCGTATCCCCCCAGACCTCGATGCCCGACTCGATTACGGCATACCAGGTCGGCGCCTCGTGTTTCAGACGCTCCCACTCTTCCTCCGTGTACACGAACAGGTCCACTCCGACCGGGAATCCGACGGGGAGATACTCGACCATCCGCTCCCGGCGGGGCTTATCCGAAGAGGCGACGATCACGCACAGGTCCACGTCACTCCCGGGGCGGGCCTGGCCCGTCACCCAGGAGCCGAACCAAAGGACCCGGCGCACCTCAGGATGCTCGGCCCGGAGTCGGGCGACGTAATCTCGGACGGCCCGGGCGATACGTTCCCGGTCAGCCGATTTGACGACGACAGAACTCAAGGAGAGCCTCCGCGCAACGGATCGCCTGCTCGGCGTCCTGCCGGGTATAGAAATCTGTCGGGGCCCCCGTGTCGAAACTGTTCGGGTAACGGGTCGGGATATAGTGCTTGTCCAGGGTTCGGGCACAGTCGATCAGGTCAGGCGTCGGCCGGGCATCCGGCGGCAAGTTCCCGATCAGAGCCGTAAGAGTATGACCCCATGCTTCCATCCCAAGCTTTTGGAACACAGCTTTTAAGGCCTTTTCCGCCGCCTGCTGAGCGGCAAAGCAACTCCATTCAAAGTCCCCATCTTCCAAAGCATGGCGGGCGTGGCGCAAGTCGGCCTCCGCCTGCCGGAACCAATCCGCATATCGGTTCGCCACGGTCGTTCTCCTCCGTGGACCCGCAGGCAGGACGCCTGCGTTCCCACAGGCGGGACGCCTGCGCTCCTCCGATCAAAGTCCCTTCCCCGACGGCCGGGCGGCCGGATGGCCGCGACCCCGCTCGGGCAAGCGGGCCTGAGATGAAATGACCCTGCTCTTGGGCGAGCGGGGCTGGGATAAAAACGGCCCATCGGCCGGCCGGGTTCCTTCGTCACTCCGTCACTTCGTGACTTTGAAACATCGTGCTTCCGGGGGCGATGGAAAAAGCCGTTCCGACATCATTCTCCCGAACCGAACAGCTCTGCTATGTTAGAACCAGTCTCATAAATCCGACGGAACCGGTCTATGGTCTGTGGTCTATGGTCGGATTTATGAGATCGCTTGTAGCAGATCTCGAAGCCGGATCTGGTAGGGGCCCAGCCGGCCGCCGTAGTTGCCGGCCGTGATGTAGCGGGCCCCGTTCTGGGCGGCCGCTTGCAGGCCCCGGCGCATGGCCTCTTCGACGGCCGCCAGGCTCAAGCCGTCGACGACGATCTCATAGGTGCAGTTGAGGCCCTGGGGGACCCGCGTGTTTGGGACGAGGCTCCGCAGGGTCGGACAGAAGGCGTCGTTCGTCGAGGCCGTCAGGAACTTATACCGCCGGGCGCCGACCTTACTGCCGCTTCGGCAGACGCCTCCCGGGAAGGGCAGGATCACGCCCGGGACGGTCCGCATCGCCTGCACGGCCGCCTCGGCGGCCCGAAGGGTCGAGGCGGCGTCCGTCCCCAGGAGGATGAGGTTCCCGCCGCCGACGGCCCGGGCGATGCCGAAGCGTTCCTCGACGAGGAACTCCCCGTCCATGACGGGGATCCGCCAGAATCGCCGTCCGTCCAGGCGCTTGCTGACCTGATAGCCGTCGCCGAAGTAACGGATCTGACCGCCGACGTTGACGGTCGGGTCGCTTTCCAGGCCGTTGTAGCAGGCCGTCGTGGCCGCCGTCAGGACGCACTGGCCGATGCGTTCCATCAAACGCTGGCCGAGGTCCTCGGCCCGGACGGTCATAAGGAGGACGCTCACGCCGGGCCGTCCGTCCGGCGTCTCGTCCGGGGCCAGTTCCCGTTCGATGCCGGCCTCACAGCCACAGCCGATGACCGACGTGGCAAAGCCTGTCATGGACTGGGCGGCCGTCCAGGCCCAGGCCGCCGTCTCGGCCGTGATGACGACCCGGGCGGCCCACATCTCGAAGGCCTCGGCAAACGTGTCTTCGACTTCGGCTTCATACAGCCGCATACGGCACCCCTCCTCTCCTTCACGCCGTATCGACCCAGAGCCGGCGACCCTGATGATTGGGGGCGACGACCTCGATGGTCGCCGCCTCGGCGAGCGGCCGTCCGTCGGGGCCGGACCGACGGCGGAGGGCCGCCGCCAGCCGCTCGGCCTGGGCTTCGTCGGCCGCCAGTCCGTAGACCGTCGGCCCCCAGGAACTCTGGCCCGCCCCGGCGGCCCCTAATTCAAGCAGGGCCTCGACGCACGCCGCCGAGACGGGGTTCGCATAACGGCCGCCCTGAACGGGCGCGAAGGCATCTCCGACGATCTGCTGGATTTCGGTCAGGGCGCGTCCGAAAGTCACGATGTCCCCTTCCAGAAGGGCCGGCAGAAGTTGGAGCAGGACGAGGCGGCAGAGCCGTCCGACCGTCTCCGGGCTCATCGAGACCCGTCGGGCAAAGGCCTCCTCCTCGACGTCGCCGTAAATCCCCCGGGCGTCCCTGGGAATGACCAGCACAAAGCGCCAGCCCGGCGGCAAGGCGTACCGTCCCAAGAGAGGCGCCAGGCCGGCGTCGGTCCCGTCCGTACGACGACCGCCCTCCAGGACGAGACCCCCGTATAAATAAGTCCAGGTCCCGACGCCTGAGCGCCGGCCACGCCCGGCCAGGCGGCAGAGCTCGACGGCCGGGAGGTCCCAACCGACCATCCGGGCCAGGGCCTCGACGACGGCCAAGTGAAGCTGGGTCCCGGACCCCAGGCCGACGTGGGCCGGGATCACCTGATGGACCTCGATGGCCGCGCCCGGCGGTACGGTCCGACCCGCCGTCCGGGCCGCCTCGAAAAACCGCTCGGCGATAGCCCGGACCCGCTCTGCCCAGGGCCCACGGACCGTGAGGTCGGACGCCGGCCGGACGGCGACCCGAACGACGGGCCGCTCGACGGCGACCCCCAGGCCCCCAAAACGTCGCCCCAGGCCACCTTCCAAGTCCAGCATCCCCAGATGCAGACGGGCAGGGGCCTGGACCCAAATCGTCCTCTCCGTCATGGCGGTCGTTCCGATGAGGCCTGCGTCGCGGCCGCCCGTTGCACATACTCGGTCAGGAGGTCCATGGCCGCGTGCTCCCGGGGTCCGCCCGTCTTATCGACGATGACCTGCAGACGCTTCCAATCGGCCAGGATGGCGTCCATCGGCAGGAAGCGGACCCGCGTCGCCAGGATGGCCGCCTCGATGACGGCCGCCTGGGCCCGATTATAGCCGATGAACTCCCGTTGGAACCCGGCGTAGACGACCCGACCCGTCACCCGGGCCCGGGGCTCCCGGGCATCGACGTCTAAGACCTCCAGCTCCCGCCAGGAACAGGCATCGTCCAGGACGGCACCTCGGACGACGCGGGCCGGGTGCCAGGGGAACTCGGGGTCCGAGATGGCGGCCGCCGCAAAGAAGTACACATTGTCCGTCAGGTTGACGACCGCCTGCCGCGTAACGACCACGTTTCGAAAAGTCTTCGTGTCTTGATAGGGCTTCAAGACGATGACGGCATCGCCCCACTCGACGCCCATCGGGGCAAAATTGACGTGCCCGTTTTCATCACATGTCGTCACGATGGTCTCGACGATGAATGGCACGGCCGAGTCCCCTTGAAATCAGCGACCGCGGACTCGGCATTACCGTATAAGATGCAAGATACCGAATGCAAGACGTAAGATGTCAGGCCGCTTATCGCTTTGGGGCAAGTCAGCAGTGGGCAAATAGGCAGGCAGGGAAATAGGGAGCGCAGGCGTCCCGAGCAGTCGCCCCTTATCCTCCCAACGCCGGCCGTCATGCCGGGGCCCACTGCAGGATCTCGCCCTTCCCGGGGACGGCCGTATCACCGGTATAGCGATGGTAGACGCCTTCCAAGGCTTCCGGGGGGATCGGGAATCCCAGAGTTTGCAGGTAGCGAAAGTACAGGCGCAGAAAAACCGGTCGGTACGTACAGGCGTAGAGAAAGGTCGGCAGAAGCGCCACGGGCCGGAAGGCGACGATCGTCCCCCGGACCATCCAGGCGCCGGTCCGGATCCCGGCGGCGCCGAACAAAAAGATCGTCCCGCCCCGCATGTGGAGACCGGCAAAGTCCCCGACCGTCCCCCCCACGGCGATGAGACCCCGGCGGAGCCGCATACCGACCTCCGGGCCGGCAGACCCCTCGATGAGGATCGTCCCGCCCTGCATGCCCACGGGGCTTCCCCGGTAGCCGGCCCCGACCTGACCGCCGGCGTTCCCGTGGACGTAAATCCGCCCGCCGGTCATCTCGGCCCCCAGCCAGTCGGAAGCGTTTCCGAAGACTTCGATCGTCCCGCCCCGCATGAAGGCGCCCAGGTGCATCCCCACGTCCCCACGGATGACGATCCGCCCCCGCGTCATGCCCCGGCCGATCCAGCGGACTTTTCGGAGGTCGCCCTCGATGCGAATCTCTTCACCGTCGCCGTCGACTTCGACCTCGAAGAAGTCCCCGAGCCGTCGGGTCCGCTTCCCCAGAAAGACCGGCAGGGCCTGGATCTCTTCTCGCGACTTGCCGGCCAGGACGTCCGGACAGACGACCTCGGCTTCTAAGGGGACGTGCGGCGTCTCCCGAAGTTTCAAGGTAATGGTTCCGGCCATCGCTCCAGGGGCTCGCCTTCAGCGTTCGGGTAGATAGGCAGATGGGCCATCTTTATCCAAGCCCCGCTCGCCTAAGAGCGGGGTCCGGCGCCGCAAGGGCGGACCTCGGCCGAATGGATTCGCTCCAGCTCGACGGGGTAATTCGCAAAGGAGACCGTGTAGTAGTGCTCAAAGAGCGGCCGGAGAAAGGTCTCGATGCCCTCGTCGTAAGCGGGCCGGACGACGAATTCCCGACCCAGGACCGTCTTTCGAATCTCGCCGTCCTCGACGACGACCTCGCCGGCCTTGATGACGTACCGGGGCCGGGCGAACATCCGGCCCGGGTCCGGGTCCTCATCGTAAATGACGATATCGGCATCGGCCCCGGCGCCCAGATGGCCTTTTTGCGAGAGGCCCAGGGCCCGCGCCGGGCCCGCCGACGTGATGACGACGATTTCAGACAGCGTGTATTCCCGGTCGATGTCTGGGAGGACGATTCGCTTCAGGACCTTGGATGGCAGGGCCTTCAGACGCTCCCGGCGATAGTCGGCGTCCATCAGAAGGCGGATAATTTCCGGATACCGCCAGAAGGCGCCTCCATTGGGGTGGTCCGTCGTCAGGAAGATCCGCCAGGGATCTTGGACCAACAGGAGAAGCTCGAGACCCACGGCCCACTGGACGGCGTTGACCAGGCTTCGCTCCCGGTAGACGTACGGGACGATGCCGCACCCCGTCTCGTTCTCGATGTCCATGTTGCCCCACTTGTGGCCCGTCAGTTGATACAGGAGGTACTGCCAGGGCCCGTCGGCCGTGACCGTGACGGTGTCGCCGAAGAGGACGGCCCCGGCGTCGGCCGTCAGGTTCGGGTGGTCGTTCAGGTACTCGGCGATGCGCGGGGCCTCGGACCGGAACGTGGACCAGTCGTCGCCGCCGTAGGCATGGAACTGCAGGTGGGCCAAATGCGCCCGTCGGCCCTCCAGGAGCTTCATCGTCTCGAGGGTCGTGGCGAAGTTGCCCGGCAGGCCGAGTTGGTTGCAGTGGAGATGGAGGGGATGGGGCAGGCCGAGGTCCTCGGCGATCTGGGCCAGGGCCGTGATGATCCGGGCCGGCGTCACCCGTTGGTAGCCGGGGACCGGCTCAAAGAGGCCCTGGACGTTTTGGCCCCACTTCCAGGCGGCGACCCCGCCGGGGTTGACGGCTTTCAGGCCGTAGGCCTTGGCGGCCCATACCAGCCAGGCGACGACGTGGCGGACCCGCTCGTAGTCCTCCGCCTCCAGGAGGTCCATGACGATCTCGTTGTTCCCGATCAGGAGGTAACAGCCCTTGTCTACGATAGGGGTGTCGCGAAGTTCCTCATGGGTGTGCTTGGCCGTCAGGACCGGGACGGCGGCCTCGAAGATCGTCGTCCAGCCCATCGAAGCGTACATGTAGCCGGTCGCGAAGGTCGAGGGCGCCACGCCGCCGATGCCGGCTCGACGGGCGGGCGTGCGGGCCAGGGCGACGGCCCGCCGGTGGTCTTCGGGGATCATCTCCCGGGCGAAGTTGATGGCCGCCCCGGCGATGTGGGTGTGGATGTCGACCCCGCCGGGCAGGACGACCATCCCCGTGGCGTCGATGACCCGCCCGCCCGGCACGTCCTCCACGATGCGACCGTCCGCCACACAGACGTCTCGGCAAACCCCGTCCAGGCCGTGGACGGGGTCGTAGACCTTGCCGCCCTTGATGCGAAGCATCGTCCCCCCCCCCCCCCATGGGGTATGACCCGCCGCCTGGGTCCGTGCCGGCACCCAAGCCCCCTTCGTCGGGGTGAACCGTGCTGTTAAGAGTCCGCGCCGACCGACGATGTCTCACCGCCGGTCCGGCCCGCCAGGGCCTGGCGGATGCGTCGGAGGACCTCCTCGTCGGTCGGGTACGGCGACCGCAGGGCCGGTCGGAGGGGGATCGGGACCTCGTCCATGCGGTAGACGGTCCCCCCGGCGCTGATACCCGTCGCCGCCGTCAGGATCCCGACCCGGGCGATGCGCATCGTCGTACTGACCTTGGGGTCCAGGACGATCGTCGGGACCCGCTTCAGGTGCTCGATGGCCGGCTGGGGCATCGTCGCCGCCGGGTCGGCCCCGACGACCAGGACGGCGTCTACGTCGCCCCGGACGAGGAGGTCAATGGTCGAAAATTCTCCCGGATTGTAGCGAGGATAACCCCGGTTGAAGCAGACGCCGAAGGGATAGCCCGTCGTCCAGCGGAGGACCGTGTCGGCGCCCGTGACGTTGCCGTGGCCCCGCATCGGCATGGCGATGAACTTCGTGAAGGCGTTCAGCTCGGCCGCCAGCGTCAGGACGGCCGACGAATTCATGTACTTCCCCCGCGTCATCGTCAGGCCCATCCCGAAGAATATCACGCCGAACCGGGCCCGCTTCATCCGCTCCGCCAGGTCCCGGAGCTGGTCGAGGGTCAGGCCCGTCTGGGCGACCCGCTCCGGGTCGACGGGCTGGTCCTTGATGATGGCCCGGAGGGCCGTCAGGACCTCGAAGTCCCGACCGGGCCGGATCTGCAGGAAAATGTCCGCCGCCCGGGCGCTGGGCGTCTCCCGGATGTCGACGAGGACCATCGTGCGGTCCTTCCGCCCGTTCGGGGTAAACTTCCCCTTGGGCGTCAGCGTGTACTTCGTAAAGTGCCGCGGATGGCACTCGGCCGGGTTGCCGCCCCAGTAGATGATGAGGTCGGCCCGGTTCTTGACCTCCCCCAACGTGCACGCCGGTTTGCCGCCCACCTGGACGGCTATCTCCGTCGGGCCGTGTCAGAGGGAGGTATGGCTGTCGACGATGCCGCCCGCCAGCTCGGCGAGGAACACGGCCTCCCGCTGGGCCTCCGAGGTGATGTTGCTGAGGCCGTAAATCAACGGCAGGTCGGCCCGGTCCAGGATCTCGGCCGCCCGTTCGACGGCGGCGTCCAGGGACGCCGGCTTCCCGTCGATCAGGGCGTCCGGATACAGCCGCTCGGCCGTATGATGGAGAAACCAGGCCTCGCCGAGGCTACAGGCGTTCTTCGC
Above is a window of bacterium HR11 DNA encoding:
- the lipM gene encoding Octanoyltransferase LipM, with the translated sequence MPVAYVLQDGPRTGAWNMALDFWLWKTHGPDRPPVVRFYQWVRPTVSLGYHQTAERVVDLKACRDLGVDVVRRPTGGAAVLHHHELTYSVIATPAQLRVAKPLEAYERISQALQTALHRLGLPQADIARPTRPAGRLDGFCFAETAHYEITVDGRKLIGSAQRWGRSAVLQHGSILLDFDSRLAAVFRPGLFRPAFTTLREVCGGPPSLRDLREALQVGFGTVFGWTWATPPVDLIDEEEVRRLQALFEMSRAA
- the ddl gene encoding D-alanine--D-alanine ligase, whose protein sequence is MLEAVLTDFRAWGAVRTVTTHDRRLTRRPRGADVVVDVTPGEYEAVLTDLLETCEAALVIAPETNGVLTRLSALVETVGLFIVGSRPMAVAVATDKWACHEHFRAAGLPTPETRLVRRADLLVEAIRFGFPLVVKPVDGAGCEGVCRVRSPEELTVAQELLAQTTRCEKILLQRLVPGDHASVSLLVTDDGRVRPLSLNGQRVVPGCPFTYRGGVVPLQHPLRVRAFEVAEAAVRQVPGLRGYVGVDLVLADGEAWLMEINPRLTTSYIGLRRVVPYNLARAIWAACREGRLPEDLRFTGRAVLTKVRQGIRCQVFREDGTV
- the hisA_1 gene encoding 1-(5-phosphoribosyl)-5-[(5-phosphoribosylamino) methylideneamino] imidazole-4-carboxamide isomerase; this encodes MRVIPVIDVRHGIVVHAVRGDRIHYQPVVSTLAERPDPLAVARAFQDRLGLRELYVADLDALESGTVQWDVLERLVRDGATQLMVDAGVTDVESARRLLDVGVHRVVVGSETLRGSEALMALSTLPPTRRVFSLDLRTGQVLSRNARWAGGPPWPVLDELLRAGWTEVIVLDLVRVGTQTGPDTALLTEVRRRYPGLTLLAGGGVRHVEDLRTLEALGVDGVLVATALHRGTITAAHIRDLQIGP
- the mch gene encoding Methenyltetrahydromethanopterin cyclohydrolase; the encoded protein is MLNRRAYDLVRRMAAEAEALGIAVHVLPGGTEVLDCGVHVPGGLEAGRRLAEVCMGGLGTVALTWQTWGDMTWPAVIVSTDHPAEACLAAQYAGWAVRHGDYFAMGSGPARALIRAEMELYEHLGYQESADVAVLCLETRHLPTADVADFIAQRAGVEPARLALLVAPTASLAGGVQVAARSVETALHKLHVLGFDVRRVLHGMGVCPLPPPAEDDVHALGRTNDAVLYGSRVYLTVQADDAELEALVPRLPSSASPDYGRPFYEIFKVYDFDFYRIDPLLFSPAEVVVTNVVSGRSFRAGQVDPVVLKRSFGTG
- the fhcD_1 gene encoding Formyltransferase/hydrolase complex subunit D, giving the protein MRLYEAEVEDTFAEAFEMWAARVVITAETAAWAWTAAQSMTGFATSVIGCGCEAGIERELAPDETPDGRPGVSVLLMTVRAEDLGQRLMERIGQCVLTAATTACYNGLESDPTVNVGGQIRYFGDGYQVSKRLDGRRFWRIPVMDGEFLVEERFGIARAVGGGNLILLGTDAASTLRAAEAAVQAMRTVPGVILPFPGGVCRSGSKVGARRYKFLTASTNDAFCPTLRSLVPNTRVPQGLNCTYEIVVDGLSLAAVEEAMRRGLQAAAQNGARYITAGNYGGRLGPYQIRLRDLLQAIS
- the thrB_1 gene encoding Homoserine kinase, yielding MTERTIWVQAPARLHLGMLDLEGGLGRRFGGLGVAVERPVVRVAVRPASDLTVRGPWAERVRAIAERFFEAARTAGRTVPPGAAIEVHQVIPAHVGLGSGTQLHLAVVEALARMVGWDLPAVELCRLAGRGRRSGVGTWTYLYGGLVLEGGRRTDGTDAGLAPLLGRYALPPGWRFVLVIPRDARGIYGDVEEEAFARRVSMSPETVGRLCRLVLLQLLPALLEGDIVTFGRALTEIQQIVGDAFAPVQGGRYANPVSAACVEALLELGAAGAGQSSWGPTVYGLAADEAQAERLAAALRRRSGPDGRPLAEAATIEVVAPNHQGRRLWVDTA
- the fhcC gene encoding Formyltransferase/hydrolase complex Fhc subunit C, translated to MAGTITLKLRETPHVPLEAEVVCPDVLAGKSREEIQALPVFLGKRTRRLGDFFEVEVDGDGEEIRIEGDLRKVRWIGRGMTRGRIVIRGDVGMHLGAFMRGGTIEVFGNASDWLGAEMTGGRIYVHGNAGGQVGAGYRGSPVGMQGGTILIEGSAGPEVGMRLRRGLIAVGGTVGDFAGLHMRGGTIFLFGAAGIRTGAWMVRGTIVAFRPVALLPTFLYACTYRPVFLRLYFRYLQTLGFPIPPEALEGVYHRYTGDTAVPGKGEILQWAPA
- the fhcA gene encoding Formyltransferase/hydrolase complex Fhc subunit A yields the protein MLRIKGGKVYDPVHGLDGVCRDVCVADGRIVEDVPGGRVIDATGMVVLPGGVDIHTHIAGAAINFAREMIPEDHRRAVALARTPARRAGIGGVAPSTFATGYMYASMGWTTIFEAAVPVLTAKHTHEELRDTPIVDKGCYLLIGNNEIVMDLLEAEDYERVRHVVAWLVWAAKAYGLKAVNPGGVAAWKWGQNVQGLFEPVPGYQRVTPARIITALAQIAEDLGLPHPLHLHCNQLGLPGNFATTLETMKLLEGRRAHLAHLQFHAYGGDDWSTFRSEAPRIAEYLNDHPNLTADAGAVLFGDTVTVTADGPWQYLLYQLTGHKWGNMDIENETGCGIVPYVYRERSLVNAVQWAVGLELLLLVQDPWRIFLTTDHPNGGAFWRYPEIIRLLMDADYRRERLKALPSKVLKRIVLPDIDREYTLSEIVVITSAGPARALGLSQKGHLGAGADADIVIYDEDPDPGRMFARPRYVIKAGEVVVEDGEIRKTVLGREFVVRPAYDEGIETFLRPLFEHYYTVSFANYPVELERIHSAEVRPCGAGPRS
- the narB gene encoding Nitrate reductase, yielding MGGKPACTLGEVKNRADLIIYWGGNPAECHPRHFTKYTLTPKGKFTPNGRKDRTMVLVDIRETPSARAADIFLQIRPGRDFEVLTALRAIIKDQPVDPERVAQTGLTLDQLRDLAERMKRARFGVIFFGMGLTMTRGKYMNSSAVLTLAAELNAFTKFIAMPMRGHGNVTGADTVLRWTTGYPFGVCFNRGYPRYNPGEFSTIDLLVRGDVDAVLVVGADPAATMPQPAIEHLKRVPTIVLDPKVSTTMRIARVGILTAATGISAGGTVYRMDEVPIPLRPALRSPYPTDEEVLRRIRQALAGRTGGETSSVGADS